AACTTGGCAAACTCGATCGGCTCAACGGCGGGCTGCCCGAACACGAGGAAGGTCGCTCTGGTCGGCATCGCCACCGACTGCACTTACACCAAGGCGCTGGGAAGCAACCAAAACGTGACGTCAAACGTGCTCCAGTTCGTGAACGCGGCCTCGCAGCTGTACGAGAGCACGTTCAACATCTCGCTGGCCCTCCAGAACCTCACCATCAGCGAGCCCGAGTGTCCCAGCACGCCCCCGTCCTCAGCCCCCTGGAACCAACCTTGCAGTGACAGCGTGGCCATCGAAAACCGTCTCAGCCTCTTCTCACAGTGGCGCGGGCAGTGGACCGACACCAATGCCTACTGGACTCTCATGTCCACCTGCAACACCGGCCctgccgtcggcctcgcatggctcggcgccgtctgCCAGCAAGGAGCCCAAACACGGGACAACGAGACCAGCGCGTCGGCGAACGTGGTCGTCAGGACCTCGTCCGAGTGGCTCGTCTTTGCCCACGAGACGGGCCATATTTTCGGCGCGGTCCACGACTGCACCAGCCAAACCTGCAGCGACGGCACCGTCACGCGGCAGGAGTGCTGCCCACTGTCCACCAGCACCTGCGATGCCAACTCGCAGTTCATCATGAACCCTTCGACGGGCAACGGCATCACCAAGTTCTCGCCCTGCAGCATCGGCAACATCTGCAGCTTCCTCGGCCGCAGCGCGAACCACGGCAGCTGCCTGACCAGCAACCGGGCCTTGACCACCTTCACGTCGCAGTGCGGCAACGGGatcgtcgaggacggcgaggactgcgactgcggcggcgagaccgGCTGCGCCAACAACACCTGCTGCGACCCCAAGACGTGCAAGTACACCCAGGGCAGCGTGTGCGACCCGACCAACGACGAATGCTGCACCGCCCAGTGCGGCTTCATGGCCCAGGGCACCGTCTGCCGCGCCAGCACGGGGCCGTGCGACCCGCAGGAGGTCTGCACCGGCACGTCGGCCGGCTGCCCGGCCGACCAGATCGCGCCGGACGGCCAGGCGTGCGGCAacagcggcgacgggctgGCCTGCGCCTCGGGCCGGTGCACGTCGCGCGACCAGCAGTGCCAGACCTTCATGGGCGCCAACGCGACCACGTCgtgctcctcctcgggctGCATGCTGTCGTGCCACTCGTCCCAGCTCGGCCCGGACCAGTGCTACGTGCTCAACCAGTACTTCCTCGACGGCACCCCctgcgagggcggcggcaagtgCTCCAACGGCAACTGCCAGGGCAGCTCCCTGTGGCGCCAGATCCTCGACTGGATCAACGACAACAAGCAGATCTCCATCCCCATCTTctgcgtcgtcggcggcctgctgctgctgtccatcctctgctgctgctggagctgcgtcagccgcctccgccgccgccgtggccgtggaCTCGCCTCGCGCCGCGGCCTGTCCAAggcgtccgccgccgctgccgcgcccggCGGGTGGGCCGCCGACTACTtcggcgcgcgccgcgccgcgcgcggctCCGGCACGCCGCCCGGAATGCGCCCCGGTCCGTCGTATTCGCCTgtccccccgccgccggagggCACGCAGCAGGATATGAGGTGGGAGCCGCTGCGGTCGACCAGTTTCCGGTACGCGTGAGGAAGCAATGGGAATCAATGGACGGACGGAACGGGCCTGGGTTATTGGTATGGATGGCTATCTGTTATGTTGTTTGCTTTGGCATGACACCATTGCATAACTGGGGCGTTTTTGTGGGGGAGGGGTTCTATCTAGGTATCTCTTTGGGTAGCCGGTGGTCGTCGGTCTCCCATCAGGCGTGGGATGGAGCCGCATTCACCGCGGTTTTGGACGACAGTACAATGCTGGAATGATGATTACTGGGTTCGGTATATAAGCGTTGAGCAATGTATGGAGTTGGATCCCGTTTCGGGCTGCATCTGTTTTTCATGTCATTCGCCGTTTCGGTACGGCAGAATAAACCTGAATTTCTACACCAAGTGCCGATGTCCGTAAGTCTACTTGCTGGCATTCCACGACTCGCTCACTGTGACTCCAGTGGAGGGAGAGGCAGCTTCTTGTGAGGCACATGTCAGGCTCAAAGGCGTGTGTATACATGATGCTGGCCGGTGACAATGGAGCATCCATCCTCATGACCGTTGTTGAGTGAGGTTGGTCAGGCGCCATCGGTTTGACTGAGTACCAGCCTGCAATGCTCGCAAGCAAGGTTTGTTAAAAGCTACCCTCGATGTTCGCCCTGACACTGTTATCGACACGACGATATCAACTGCTCTCCCCCTCTCAACCAACACCCTTCTGCGGCTCTCCACCGTCCCCTGCCTGGCCCAACGAATGTTTGCCCCCACGCCCCCTCCTCGGAAGCAGAGTCTCGAGCCAGCAACAACGACAGcgtccccttcccccccccccccccccccccctcctccctttttttttttttttcttttttttttttcactGCGGGCTTGGAGCGCTCAATGGGGCAATGGGCGGCCGCCCAAGGCGTATCGCGTCGTTGGCGACTCCCGGTCTCGCTGGGAAGGTTCAGACCCAGAACAGAGCCATTCTAGAGGACCACGAGGGGGGCAAGAGCCATGAGGACGATCGCGAGCAGGGACGGAAATCCATTGCGGCACGAGGAACGTAGCCTCGTCTGGTAGAAACCGAGAACAAAAAACGTATGCAGGGTATACAGCAAAGCGGTTGTGTGTCTGGCCAAGTCTGCCCGCATCatcctcgccggcgacgaagtCCCACGCCCGGCTGGGGCAATGTTGGGCTGATTGGTGAGAGCTCAGCGATCTATGGCTCCCAAAACGGCGGAGGCTGCGGTCACAGCGCGGATCTAGCTTGTTCCCAAAGCGTGAATGCCGTCGACGCGGGTATTAGGCCTAGTCCATGACATCGTCCTAGTCGTACGGCGGGGTGCCGGGTAGCCGTTGTATGTCGGAGAGAACTTTGTTGTTCGAAGAGGCTAGTTAATCACTAGCCAGTCGGGGATCGAGCGGGCCGCCTCTCCTTCTGTCAGCGGGAATGGCGGGGGTTCTGGCGGGCAGAGGTGCTGGCAGCAGTGGCGGTGTGGGCTGACTCCTCTTGGTCGAAGCCGCAGAGCATCTTTGTGAAATAAAGGCGTGCGGCCGCGACGCTCTAGATGGCTTGTTAGAATTTCTCTGCTGGTGAAACTCGTCTAGCAGGGAGAGTGAAATCACACTCACAGATCCTGTGGACTGGGCATGCATCAGAAGCAGCTCCGGGTTGTCCAAGAAGGCCATGGCCTTTTGGCGACGCTCGACCGCAGCGAAGTCCTCCTTCTCGGGACTGGTTGGAGAGGGGTAAGGAAGGAGTCAGCGATGGGACTACAAGAAGCTACGAAAAGTgtgggcggccgaggccgaggaaaAACCATTACTCACCGGCCATGGCCCAGGAGCAGCTTCGCCGCGGACCCCGACTCGCGGTCAGCGAGTTCAGTGAGCTCGCCGTCTGAGCCGTCGCTGGACTGGTACGGGTCTTTGCCCCGTGCCTGCCGGTCTCTCATTTCGGGCGTGAAAGTGTCATCCGTGGCGGAGGATGATGTGGAGCTCACGAAGGACTGGTTGAACTGCCGTCTTGGTGCAGGTGGCGCAAAATATCCAATGCCCAGGGACGAGCCAGAGGGGCCGCTATGCGCCATGCTTGGATATGGTAACTAACTGATGACAAAAAAGGCACTTGAAGATCCGTCTGTCGTAGGGCCTGGAGCGGGGGTCTTGCGCCGTCCTAGCCTGCGGGCGGAACGGGCTGAGCCGACTTAATAATAAGTGGGAGTCGAGCACACACCTTCAAAAGAGATGACTTCGAGCCAGGCTGGCTGTGTTTTGTGTTGGTCAACCGTTGCTGTCTTGTCAGTTGCCGCTTTGAGGTGACGTTAGGAGGAGGGAACGGAAAAGGTGGGGCTGACGACATGCATACCGCAAGTACGGAATAGAGGTTATGAGAATGGGGACCGCTATGCTGCATCTTTGCACCCAATATCATTTGAACCACTGATTAAGATTTAAAAGACCTTCGAGATACCGAGAGACCCAGAGAAGAATCAGGCCAAGGCAAAAAATCAGAGAAGCTAGCACCCTTTTACGCTCAACCTGTACCACATAGTGTGAATACAATGCCGGCCTCAATCAACTCTCCACAGCCAGCGCCTTCACCCCGACCAGCTtcgcccccttccccttcccctccgtCGTGACAACCCAATACTCCGCCTTGACGCCCTCCCTGTTCACCCTGTACACCCGCACATCATTGCCCTGCCCGGCCTCCCTGACCGCATCAATCACCTCCTTATACAGCCCGTGCCGATCCCAGTCCACCGGGTCAAGGATCTCGATCTCCGCATTCTCCGGATCCCAGTGCTCAATCAGCCGCGCAAACTCCTCTGTGTGTTTAAATCGCCAACGTTAGCAGAGGCATCACCGGAACCCTCCCAAGTCTCAAGCCCACGTTCAAGAAAGAcggaagagagagagagagagagagagagagatagAGAATGAGATAGGGAGAGACAGAGACCTACCCTCATCAGGCAACCCCCGGCCCGCATCATCCTCCCACCGGATCGCAACCGGCTCAAACGGCTCGTCCGCATCGCTGACGTAGAACACGTCGCGCGCACACAGcctcgccagcggcgccggcacctcCACGCCGGCCTGCGTCGTCCTGAACCCCCTGCCCTCCGCCTTCGGCGTCATATTCTCCGATCCCGTCGCTGCGGCGGAGACACTACTACTGCCCTTGGCGGGGTCCTCGTTGGCCTTGTCCAGGAAGGCGAGGTACGCCTGGTCCgcgctgttgttgttgttgttgttgttgttgttgttgtccgcggcggaggaagaagtcatttcttcttcttctttcctCAGCGGTggggtagtagtagtatcGGTGTTGGTGCTGCCGGGGGTGGTGCTGAAGGCTCGTTTCCTCGGAGTAGTAGGAACAGTTGCGGATGTTATTGAGGCGAAATTAGAAGATGGGAGTGTTGAAATCGGCAatattgttgttgttccTAACCGGTaagtcgtcgtcgccgtagTCGTCGCGGGGCTCGATGAACACAGTGGACGGACCGACGTTTGCCGagagagaggagggaggCTTTGGACTGCAAGAGCAAGCCGTGGCTGCGCTGGACGCGGGCGGAAAGAACTGGCGCGGCTTTTGCACAAGAATCGAATCGGGATGAAGTGTTGCTCTTGGGAAGTCTTTGGAGGCGGCTTCTTCAAGCATTCTCTCAACAAACTGGCTCGGCTGGAGAGTTTTGGCACCATGGTGAGTGAGTGGTCAGAGgtgcggccggcggctgcgcgaaCAATGATGTAACCTCTGTTCCGCCATTGAACATCCTGGGCGCACAGCAACTGAGCCTTGGCGGGGCATCAGGCTTCTCTTACTTGACttgggtcgtcgttaaagaggtcccgccaagactaatttcggagactgccgcttacaagtatttacaatcgccacggggtaagcgggccgcgacgacttagagcaacatcaacgaagaattgcaaggactcgtcgcaacaacttcgcgaaacctcaaccaaatcgaaaaaaaaaaaaaaaaaaaaaaaaaaaaaaaaaaaaaaaaaaaaaacaagggttaacccgcaccctaaccttaacccgaatcctaactattAACCcaaaccctaaccagcggggggctggcgccgccccccgcacccccggcgaactaacccttggcgatagtgcaaaccccttggcggtcttggcggggtactgacgctgtaaaaacattgccgacaattggccgaaattagtcttggcgggacctctttaacgtctacccttGACTTGACAACCCCACTGGGAACAGGGGCAGAAACAGGTTCGGTCGCAACCGGTGTGTTAgtgctgatggctaaagaggtcccgccaagactaatttccagCCCTGGTcttacaccgtcagtacgcagccaccatcgccacggggtttgcactatcgccacgggttagtgcgccgggggtgcggggggcggcgctagcccctCGCGGTTAGGGTTAGGTTAGGGTcagggttatggttagggtgcgggttataGCTAGGGTCAggttcttttttttttttctgtttgcgatttggttgagttttCGTGAAGTTATTGCGACGAGTTGTTGCGAGTATTTGCGGtttgtcttcgtcgctgatgctctaagtcgtcgcggccccacttaccccttggcgatgtgTAACAACCTGTAATTCTTAgtgtcttggcgggacctctttagccataaccgtGTTAGTTGCCAACGGAACGATAACAACGATACAATCGCCAACGGAACAACGACGATACGatctacctaggtatgtatcacggagcagcagcagtcaATGGCAATTGGTTCATTTTCCCATTCCTCTCATGCAGCCTTCACTAAGCTGGAAATGCTAGGTAGAAAACCATAATCCCCGACCCAAAAGAGCAACGAGAACCGTGACACCATTGCCATTGTAAAACCCGAGAAAAAGAGCAAAGAACCCGAGAGCTGCCTTATGAGCTGGCGGCCAGGTCCTTCTTGAGCGTACCCTGGTACTGCTTCTTCTCCGCCGGGGTCTGGAAAGCACCGTGACCGAACTCGGACGACGTGTCGATCCATTTGAGCTCCACCTTCTCGAGCGCCTTCCTCGACGTGTGCGTGAACATCGACTTGCGGAGAGTCATGACACGCTTCTTGACACCCGGAACGGAGCCCTTGACCATGACGTAGTCGTTGTTGACCTCGCCGTAGCGAACAAAGCCACCCATGCTGCGCCAACTGTTAGCCACCATCTCGTCCCTGCTGTCGCGCCCTCGTGCTCGGCTGAAAACTTACGGAGTGATCTTCTTCTTGGTGACGTCGACCTCGGTGGCCGCATTGTCGTCCGCATCGCCCTTGCCGATGCGGTAGATCTTGTGGTTGACCGAGGTACGGTGGTGGTAACCCATCTGACCGGCACGGGCAACCGTCCACTGGACGTGGGACGGGTGCCAGGCACCGATACAGGCAACCTTGCGGAGACCCTTGTGAGTCTTGCGCGGCAGCTTCTTGGTACCCCAGCGGGCGGTAACACCGACGAAGCCGTGGCCCTTGGTGACGGCGATGACGTCGATCATCTCGTCCTTCTCGAAGATGGTGTCGATCGAGACGGGCTTCTCGAAGAGGCCGTAGCCGAAGTCGACCTTGTCGGCGACGGAGCCGCCGTTGATCTGGATCTCCATGAGGTGGGCCTTCTTCTGCTTGAGCGGCGTCTTGCGGATCTGGGTGTGCGCCAGGACGCGGACGACGGTGCAGTACTTCTTGAtgcgctccagctcgcgcgTGATGGACGCGCCGTTGTTCTCCGAGTGCTTCTTGGCGTACTTGGTGAaggccttcttcttgctcttGTACCAGTTCTTGTAGAACCGACGCTTGACCTCGTCGCTCAGGTGCTCCGCCCATACGGTGGTCAGGGAGCGCAGGCCGCGGGGAGTCTCGATGTACTGTGTGTGATGCAATTAGAGAACCGAACCCCCTCTTCATCCTCGGCCGGACAGCAATGACTTACGCCAACCAGACCCACAACTATCATCTACGAGAGATGTTAGCCATTGACACACGAAGAGCCAAGCGGGCTGAGTTGCGCGTACAGGTGGGGTATCAATGATTGTCACGGCCTCCACGATCTCCTTCTTGTGAGCCTTCGCACCCGGACGGTCGAGGTCGCGAACGATCGTGGTCATGCCGGCCTTGTAGCCCATGGCGGCCGTCAGGTGGACGGGCTTCTTGGGGTCGTCCTTGGGGAAGCTGTCATCGGGGCACGAGGTCAGCTTCAGGTCTTTTTTTCTGTGGATTCGGATTCCGCGCCTAGTTCGAGGGAAGGACGGGAGTTGGGGCTGTCGACTTACGACTTGACCTTGCCCCtgtggcgggcggcgcgcttcCGCGGCAGGAACGCCAGAGAGCCATGGCGAGGGGCCTCGTACTCTGCGGCCGGTCAGCATCGGCTGCGAAAACCTCAATCCCGCGATGCCCAGGAGCCATGATGCTTCATCCGGGCGAGCGCTCACACAAGGTTCGTCACCTCGCAATGGCGCTTAAAGAATTCGGCAAAGCATTAGGGGCCTACTCACTCCGGTGAGACATGGTTGCTGAAGTTCCGCGGTTGGGCGTGTTGTTTGTTGGAAAATTCCCCCAGGTCCGGCCACGGAAGGGAAGAAAACAGCTAGGAAATTTGGAGGTTTGGTTTTTTGTGTGAGATTGAGCTGGGGTGGTCCGAGCCAATAGCAGCGGAGCCCTAACACTTTTGGTGGGGTTGGAGCAATGGCTGTGAACAGCGCACGTGACAAAGCCAATCCTTGGCATTTTGTGCTTAACTGCCCCGAGTGAAACTGATGCATGACCAAAGGGAACAAGGAGCAGTCCTCGAGAAGGGGCCGCAAACACCAAACCAGTCTACGCTCCGACCAAAGATACCTAGCCAAGGTCAAACAAAGCATGAAGAATAAAAAATGCAAGACATCTCTATTCACTAATAACGATGTTTCGGAGACGCCGGGCTGGCCAAATGCGCTTCATCGTTTCctagctacctagaaggCGCCCGACCCCCGCCAGCCGTCACGTTACATGATTCCAACCACCCAAAGCAGCCTTTCCTCCGGATATTTTCCCGTATCTCACAGGCACATCACCGCCCATATGTCGAAACCCATGACTGACTGAGCAACAATTCCCTTGGAACGGCGAGAACCACGGAGACCTCTCATGTGCTAGAAAACAACAAACGAAAACGAATAGGAAAAGGGGAACAGAGACTAGACCGATCAAGCGGTCGGCGTTGCGGTGGGTTGCGGAAGCCAAGAAGCGCGTGGGAAAAAAAAACAAACACAGAATGCGAGATCGGGGGTATGTTGGGGTAACACGTGAGTGTGTTTGTTTAGGGGAAGATAGACAAAATCAGTTGCTCTCCGGCTTCTGGTGCAGCATGCCGTTGATGCCCGCACTTGTGGGCGTTCCGTTTTTcatctcgccggccgcagcaggaCCCGAGCCGGTGGCAGAGCCGGGAATTATGGCACCCTtcttgtcctcctcgccgctgtCATCGTAGTCTTCATCCACCTCCATCTTCCTGGCCGCCCTCTCCGGCTCGCTGACGACCGCGGGGTGAGCAGCAACGGGGTGCTCCATCCGCCGGTCATCGGGTCCCGAAGGGTACTCTTTCTTAAGGGGTCCTGCCTGGGGGCCGGGAGCCTCGTGCATGAGGCCCTGCATTGCGGACGGCCCCTGCTGCATGGGCGGCAGGTGGGCAGCAACCGAGTGCGACTGCGGGTGGTGGGCAGCCTCTGAGGGATGGTAGGCTTCGGCCACGTggcgctgctcctcggctCGTCGGGCGTCCTCCATGCGCCGCTCGTCCAGACGCCTAGCTTCCGATGAGTTTCGGCGGTATGGCTCCAGCCGAGGGGGGGTAGACGGGCGACGATGCCGGACGTCTTCCATGCGCGCGCGAGATTCCTCGGTCGagggcttcttcgcctcCCGTTCATCTTCCCACTCGCGCATCCTCTTGGGACCCACTGAGGGCGGGCGAGTGTCATGCTCCCGGTGGAGAGCCGCATCAGCGGGCATACCGGGctgaggaggaagaggcatGCCGGGCTCGGGGCCACTGGGGATTGCCTGTTCGACATGCGCTGGGTAGGGAGGAGGCTGGTGCTGCGGATACGCCGACTTGGGGGACGGCATGCGGTTCTCGTGCATGGGTGGGGCCCGACTCTCGGTCCTGGGGCTACCCGTGCGGTACGGCATCAAAGGGTTCGAGGCAGCTCCACTCGGGCCGGGAGCCGAGTTAGACTGGTGCAAGGGCGCGGGGATATGGCCGGCATAGGTCGGATTCCTCACTCGTGGAGGTTGGGCCGCCTGAGGTGGCTGCGGGGCCTGTTGCGCAGGCGGCTGTGGCGGGAGAGGCGTCGCATAgtgcgctggcggcggaggggacGGGCCCCGTCTGTGCGGCTCGGGGACCCTGTTGGCCTCCGGATACGGCCtcacctgctgctgctcctgtTGGGGACTGGGCGGTCGTTGACCGGGGGGAGGCGGGCCACGAAAGGGCTCGCGCTCCGTCGCATAAGGGTTCCGCGGCTGCGGGGGAGGGTTGATTTCCGAAATCCTGCCTCCCCAAGAATTCGGACCAGGGCCTTGCGGTCCGCCGTTAAGCAACGACTGTGGCGGTTGCGGAGGTGCTCCGGAGCCCGACCCGGCCCACTGCGGTCCCGGGGGACCAACTGCCCCAGGGGTCTGATAAGCCTGAGGATGGACATCCGTGGGCATCGGCGCCTGGCCCGGAGGGGCGCCATTAGCTTGTCCGCTCCGGAGCAGCTGGAGCCGGGTCTTGATGTGAGGGTTCGTGGGATCCAGCTCAGCAGCACGCTGGTATGCatcgagcgcgtcggcgaTTTGGTTGTTGCACGACTCGTACTGGCGGTCCGCGAATCAGTGACACGGTACACAAGATGCGTTCCGAAGCTGGCAACTTACAAGAGTGCCCAAGTCATACCAGACTTCTGATATCCACGGGTTGAGGCGGATGGCACGAGAGTACGCATCCAGGGCGTCGCGGTACTGATTGATCTGGTAGTAAAGGACTCCGATAGAGCACCAGAAGGTGGGATTCCGGCCGTCGCGATACACGGCTTGCTGATAAGCCTCGTACGCCTTGGGGTACTTCTGCATCTGCATGTAGCATCGACCGAGGAGATACCAGCTTTGCGCATCCGAATTGTCTGCCTCGTGTTAGATGGTTTTGCACTCTCTTTAGCAGATCGGGAGCTGCGACCCCTTGTGAGGGGAGAACGGAGTAACGCACCAGCTGCTACAGACTTCTCCAGGTATTCAATCGCTCGCTCCTGGCTATCAAAATGCTGGCTCTGGGTGTGATACAGCCAACCAAGCTGCTGGAGGACCTTGGCATGATTAGGGTCACGTTCGAGCACCCGGTGGTAGGCGGCCTTTGCGTTCTCAAACTGTGCCGTAGTCAGCGTCGGAGCGATCAATGCGGGCCATGTCTGCGTTGGTACGTACGTCCTTCTGTTGCTCGTGGACGTGGCCAATCTGGAACCAAATGTCCTCCTCAgtgagcggcggcgggggagagTTGACGATGTATTTGAAGCACTAGCCAGGGTTAGTACTCCCACTCCCAGCGATGCCGAGCTCTTCGACTTACCTCCAAGGACTCGTTGTACTTCTGTTGCTGCTTGTAGATGATACCGAGCCGGAAGTAAATTTCGTGCGCCTTCTCAAAGTCTGGTTGCATCTTCATGACCTCGGCGaaggcctcctcggcgtgcTCCAACGACCCGTACCGGTCATACAGGATGCCGATTCCATACCAGAGGCGAGGCTCCTGTTGTTTGATTGCGTGAGCGTCCTGCCAGTTTTGTCGGTAAGAGGTGGGGACAGACCTTTGGGTTCGGAAGGTGGCCCAACGCCGTCTGATACGCAT
The nucleotide sequence above comes from Thermothielavioides terrestris NRRL 8126 chromosome 6, complete sequence. Encoded proteins:
- a CDS encoding 60S ribosomal protein L3 → MSHRKYEAPRHGSLAFLPRKRAARHRGKVKSFPKDDPKKPVHLTAAMGYKAGMTTIVRDLDRPGAKAHKKEIVEAVTIIDTPPMIVVGLVGYIETPRGLRSLTTVWAEHLSDEVKRRFYKNWYKSKKKAFTKYAKKHSENNGASITRELERIKKYCTVVRVLAHTQIRKTPLKQKKAHLMEIQINGGSVADKVDFGYGLFEKPVSIDTIFEKDEMIDVIAVTKGHGFVGVTARWGTKKLPRKTHKGLRKVACIGAWHPSHVQWTVARAGQMGYHHRTSVNHKIYRIGKGDADDNAATEVDVTKKKITPMGGFVRYGEVNNDYVMVKGSVPGVKKRVMTLRKSMFTHTSRKALEKVELKWIDTSSEFGHGAFQTPAEKKQYQGTLKKDLAASS